One region of Armatimonadota bacterium genomic DNA includes:
- a CDS encoding STAS domain-containing protein — MKSQSFDISLARNEHSLIVRLSGEIDFAASIDLDPMLSEIVNDSDCDLLLDMAKVTFIDSEGIRLLLNLFNKVRQKDRISRIIQCSAQVMRVLKLAGIYQLLNVSTPIYTKTREQRVQPLNWQR, encoded by the coding sequence GTGAAATCACAATCATTCGACATCTCACTGGCTCGAAACGAACATTCACTGATCGTCAGGCTGTCCGGTGAAATTGACTTCGCGGCCTCGATAGACCTCGACCCTATGTTGTCGGAAATAGTCAATGACAGTGACTGCGACCTCCTGCTGGATATGGCAAAGGTCACTTTCATTGACAGCGAAGGGATCAGACTCCTGCTCAACTTGTTTAATAAAGTGCGTCAAAAAGATCGGATATCCCGTATTATTCAGTGCAGCGCGCAAGTTATGCGAGTGCTGAAACTCGCCGGAATATACCAACTATTGAACGTAAGCACTCCGATCTACACAAAAACCAGAGAGCAGCGAGTCCAACCGCTGAACTGGCAGAGATAG